The window TGTGGATAGCCCACCAAAGCTGGGTAGATCCGGCCATTGCCAATTTACAACCGGTATTGGATAGCTATTGGCTGATGATTCACGTAGCCGTCATTGTAGGTAGCTATGGGCCATTGACGGTAGGTATGATTTTGGGAGTGGTTGCACTATTGTTGATTGTCCTGACCACCGAGAAGAATAAAAAGCGCATGGATATCAACATCAAGGAGCTTACTGTCATCAATGAATTGGCACTCACTGCCGGACTGGTCATGCTCACCATCGGTAATTTCTTGGGCGGACAATGGGCCAACGAGAGCTGGGGACGCTATTGGGGATGGGATCCCAAAGAAACTTGGGCCTTGATTTCAATTATGGTCTATGCTTTTGTGTTGCACATGCGCTTGGTACCCGGACTACGAGGTACTTGGGCCTATAATTTTGCCAGTATCGTGGCCTTTGCCAGTATTATGATGACCTATTTTGGGGTGAATTTCTACTTGGTAGGGTTGCATAGTTACGCAAGCGGTGACCAAGTAATAACCCCAAGCTTTGTGTGGTACACCGTGCTCGGGGTATTCATTCTAGGCGGTATCAGTTTCTGGCGTTACAAAGTACATTACGCCAAAAAATAGCCTATTGTTCCATCAAAAGCTTCATAATTTCCTCTGCGGCAACCTTGCCTTTTTCCTTTAGGAAAGGTCTGGATGTATTGTCCCCAAGCTCAAATACGATGGCGGGCATGCCATGGTTTACGTAGAAATACTTACTGGATACCATAGTGGGGTCCAACTCATCCGAAGCACTGATATTGGTTTTCTTTTGAGGTAAACGCTCACTGATGTTTGCTATCCAATCAAAGATGATTTTTCCTTCTGCACCCGTCACCGTTGTATCGATTGGGTAGTAGATATCATCCCAGGTAGAATGAAAATCAGCTCCGAAAACGAAATCATAGGTTTTGTCTTTCTCCACCAGAAAGTCCCGAACATTTCTCGTTTCAGGCTGGTTGAAGTTTTGCCAATCCCTGTTTAGGTCAATACCACCCATATTATGTCTCCAGTGTCCGTTATCGGCTCCATCTGGATTCATGAGCGGAACCACGAAAACCGTGTGCTCCTTCCGGAATGTTTGGGCAAGTTCAGAATCGCCAGCAATGGTTTCGATAAACGATTTCATCGCCAAAAACCCGGTCACTTCAGGTGGATGCTGTCGGGAAATGATCATTAATGCCTTTTGCGTTTCCGAATTTTCGTTGATTTCCATGAGGTGCATCGTTCGTTTCTCTTTGGAAAGACCGATAGGGTAATTCTCAACAAACGCTTTTTGACTTAATGAATCTACCCATTCCTGTACCACAGCAGAGGTATACAGTTCCTGGGCGCTAACCCAGGTTGGGGATTCGTTAATATTGAGCGTTATTTCGGTAGACTCGGGTGCTGCCTGTATCCCAAATTCACCTTCACCCGGGTTGATAGCCTTGAACCGTGTGCTATCCAGTGGGGCAAAATTCCTTCCATCCGTACTTATTTTTGGGTAATATCGGCTTCTGGAGTCCTGATAGTTTAACTGAACGGTTATTTCACGCGGCTCCTTGGACCAAACCTGAAAAGCATACCACGGACTTACGTTGATGGGTGTATTTTCTGCCGTCACCCAAATGGTGTAGTGATCATTGCCATCGTAGGCTACGCCATTTAATCGGGCACCATCAAATTGGTTGGAAAAATACACGGTACTGTCATTAAAAGCCCAAACACCTCTCCATTGTTTTTGAACTGGTTTGTCCACCGTGGGCACCACGGGACTTTTGCCTTGTCCTTGGTAACCTGTTTTTTCTTCGGTTTCAGCAGTTGAGGTATTTTTTTTACAGGAGCATATCAATGTTGTGGAAGCTAGTATTCCGATAAGGATTGAACGTTTAATGTGCATGGTCTTCAATAGTTTTGGTTGGTTCTGCTACGAAAATAATGACTTGAAATTCAGCAAAACGAAAAAATTATAGAAAATGTAACCGTTTTTTTTGCATCTTTGCCCCATCATGAAGTTATAAGAATTATGTACGCGATAGATGTCACCATTGGCCTTAGGCCAAACCAGTAACCGAAACTCCTTAGGTGAATCTGACATTTACTTTCTTTTTTCACACATAATTCTTAGATAATGACACATCTTCATACACATTCATTTAAAAAATTCATCCATTATTTCTGGATAGCGATTTCAGGCAAGGAAACCGAATTTACCTCTGGAAGCATCCGTAAGGCCATCTTTATGCTTTCTATTCCCATGATCTTGGAAATGCTCATGGAATCCATTTTTGCATTGGTGGATATTGCCTATGTTTCCAAAGTAAGCGTCAATGCGGTGGCTACCATAGGGCTTACAGAGTCGGTCATCACTTTGGTGTATGCCTTGGCCATTGGGCTCAGTATGGCTGCAACCGCTGTTGTGGCCCGTAGAATCGGAGAAAAAGATGTGCAAGGCGCACGGATTGCGGCGGTACAAGCCATCAGTTTGGGCGTTTTGATTTCTATATTGATAGGCATTATCGGTATCATATATGCCAAGGATATTTTGGCCTTGATGGGCGGGGAACCTGAATTGATCGCCGAGGGCTACGGTTATACCCAATGGTTGATTGGTGGCAATATTACTATTACACTTTTGTTTTTGATCAATGCCATTTTCCGTGGTGCGGGGAATGCTTCCATTGCCATGTGGGCCTTGGTACTTTCCAA is drawn from Flagellimonas sp. MMG031 and contains these coding sequences:
- a CDS encoding M14 family metallopeptidase, giving the protein MHIKRSILIGILASTTLICSCKKNTSTAETEEKTGYQGQGKSPVVPTVDKPVQKQWRGVWAFNDSTVYFSNQFDGARLNGVAYDGNDHYTIWVTAENTPINVSPWYAFQVWSKEPREITVQLNYQDSRSRYYPKISTDGRNFAPLDSTRFKAINPGEGEFGIQAAPESTEITLNINESPTWVSAQELYTSAVVQEWVDSLSQKAFVENYPIGLSKEKRTMHLMEINENSETQKALMIISRQHPPEVTGFLAMKSFIETIAGDSELAQTFRKEHTVFVVPLMNPDGADNGHWRHNMGGIDLNRDWQNFNQPETRNVRDFLVEKDKTYDFVFGADFHSTWDDIYYPIDTTVTGAEGKIIFDWIANISERLPQKKTNISASDELDPTMVSSKYFYVNHGMPAIVFELGDNTSRPFLKEKGKVAAEEIMKLLMEQ